In a genomic window of Paramicrobacterium chengjingii:
- a CDS encoding N-acetylglucosamine kinase: protein MLHIGIDAGGTSTRATVVTTAGECVGYAQGSGGNPISSGKQKASAAVISAAETALKRADSTLADVGKIVLAMAGSSAGESGEWLSDPLLSHGFSGTLSWESDLLATYFSGVFSSFGYAVVSGTGAAVIRVENGRIASTTDGLGWLLGDLGSGFWIGHHVALAVMAEIDGRGPATTLTPRLLDMLKVSSDGPYVQGRPATLPRLITELYGLRPVELAQFAPLAFAESRDDVARGILDEAGTLLARSVVTAHTSPGPLVIGGSVLAQSGRLADAFAAHLAEHDITPEIVRVSDGAVGSAVLALRRLGVEITSDVFHTVTTTVAQQR, encoded by the coding sequence ATGCTTCACATCGGCATTGACGCTGGCGGCACGTCGACACGAGCGACGGTTGTCACGACAGCAGGCGAATGCGTCGGGTATGCGCAGGGTTCTGGCGGAAACCCGATCTCATCAGGAAAACAGAAGGCATCTGCCGCCGTCATATCCGCCGCAGAGACTGCCCTCAAGCGCGCGGATTCGACGCTCGCCGACGTCGGCAAGATCGTCCTCGCGATGGCCGGAAGCAGCGCGGGTGAATCAGGCGAGTGGCTCAGCGATCCGCTCCTCTCGCATGGCTTCAGCGGAACGCTCTCCTGGGAATCCGACCTTCTTGCAACGTATTTTTCCGGTGTATTTTCATCATTCGGCTACGCCGTTGTGTCCGGAACGGGTGCGGCTGTGATCCGAGTTGAGAATGGCCGGATCGCGAGCACAACCGACGGGCTGGGGTGGCTGCTCGGCGATCTCGGAAGCGGCTTCTGGATCGGCCACCACGTTGCTCTCGCCGTCATGGCTGAGATTGACGGTCGTGGACCGGCGACCACCCTGACCCCACGCCTGCTCGACATGCTGAAAGTGAGCAGCGACGGGCCATACGTGCAGGGCAGGCCCGCAACCCTCCCCCGGCTGATCACTGAGTTGTACGGACTGCGCCCCGTGGAGCTAGCCCAGTTTGCACCGCTTGCTTTTGCTGAATCGCGTGACGACGTCGCGAGAGGCATCCTCGATGAGGCAGGAACACTTCTCGCGCGTTCGGTTGTGACAGCGCACACGTCTCCCGGCCCTCTGGTCATCGGCGGAAGCGTGCTGGCACAGTCGGGCCGGCTCGCTGACGCCTTTGCAGCTCACCTCGCCGAGCACGACATCACGCCGGAAATCGTGCGCGTCTCTGATGGCGCCGTCGGATCGGCCGTGCTGGCACTGAGAAGGCTCGGGGTCGAGATCACAAGCGACGTATTCCATACGGTGACGACGACGGTTGCCCAACAACGCTGA
- a CDS encoding MurR/RpiR family transcriptional regulator, translating to MTVSSRVQASLPDMPAAMVKIAEVLLETPSAPIELSITELAERAGTSAATVTRFCRVIGYSGYTQFRVGVASDIGRGDAHESWRADIGREFHPEDTPREVVRTLLNEHVRAIETTARLVDLDDVQSVSRAIATCRHLDIYGIGGSGVMAEELQARLYRIGVSAHYWQEVHGGLTSAALQTKNSVAIGISNSGRTDETIQMLSQAASAGAFTIAITHESTSPLADVADVTIGTAAPDPYLQPDDLSAKHSQLMVLDLLYLLVAQETFADTATRLAASAMAVSGHRRPQRPKRKNDRPTLRIKEPTE from the coding sequence ATGACCGTTTCGAGCCGCGTGCAGGCAAGCCTGCCAGACATGCCCGCGGCTATGGTCAAGATCGCCGAGGTTCTGCTCGAAACCCCTTCTGCCCCGATCGAATTGTCGATTACAGAGCTCGCCGAAAGGGCAGGCACGTCCGCGGCGACGGTCACTCGCTTCTGTCGCGTCATCGGGTACTCCGGGTACACGCAATTTCGCGTTGGGGTGGCATCAGACATCGGTCGAGGCGACGCGCACGAATCATGGCGCGCCGATATCGGACGCGAGTTTCACCCGGAAGACACACCTCGCGAGGTGGTCCGCACTCTTCTCAACGAGCATGTGCGCGCGATCGAGACGACGGCGAGGCTCGTCGATCTTGACGATGTTCAGAGCGTTTCGCGCGCGATCGCCACGTGCCGGCACCTTGATATCTACGGAATCGGCGGAAGCGGGGTGATGGCAGAGGAACTTCAGGCGCGCCTCTATCGGATCGGCGTGAGCGCGCACTACTGGCAAGAGGTTCATGGCGGGCTCACGAGTGCCGCCCTTCAGACGAAGAATTCGGTAGCGATCGGTATCTCCAATTCCGGACGAACGGATGAGACCATCCAGATGCTGTCGCAGGCAGCATCCGCTGGCGCATTCACGATCGCCATCACACACGAGTCCACGTCACCGCTCGCCGATGTCGCCGACGTGACGATCGGCACAGCCGCACCCGACCCGTACTTGCAGCCCGACGACCTGTCGGCAAAGCACTCTCAGCTCATGGTGCTCGACCTGCTGTACCTGCTGGTTGCACAAGAGACCTTCGCCGACACGGCAACGCGGCTTGCGGCATCCGCCATGGCCGTATCTGGGCATCGCCGACCGCAGCGACCCAAACGAAAGAACGACAGACCGACACTTCGCATCAAGGAGCCCACCGAATGA
- a CDS encoding LacI family DNA-binding transcriptional regulator, translating into MESSTPVTLNDVADEAGVSLATASRVLNGSARKVAESYRQRVMAAAAHLGYAPNLSAQAMAKGRANIVGLLVGEIADPYFSAITSGAMAAADEAGLVVTVAVTGRDADRELTTVRALRGQRPRAIILAGSRFSDATRDAELTAELEAFRSSGGRVVFISQNALPFSTVQLGNDEAAHALGERLATLGYRTAAVIAGPETLITSTDRVTGFTRGFRAGGGDVVRTARGDFTRDGGFDAGEQLAASDLTGIDLIFAASDIMAVGAMSALRQAGITPGADLGVAGFDDISTARDVTPPLTTVAIPLENIGHSAVELALRDEPGADPTPVMGTVLVRESTPTRAIAE; encoded by the coding sequence GTGGAGTCATCAACGCCCGTCACCCTGAATGATGTGGCCGACGAAGCCGGAGTGTCGCTTGCGACGGCATCGCGCGTGCTCAATGGAAGTGCTCGCAAGGTAGCCGAGTCCTATCGGCAACGTGTGATGGCTGCTGCCGCCCATCTCGGCTACGCACCGAATCTGTCTGCTCAGGCCATGGCAAAGGGGCGCGCGAACATCGTCGGCCTGCTCGTCGGCGAGATTGCCGACCCGTATTTCTCGGCGATCACGTCCGGGGCGATGGCCGCCGCAGACGAGGCAGGGCTCGTGGTTACCGTGGCGGTCACCGGCCGCGACGCCGACCGCGAGCTCACGACGGTGCGTGCTCTGCGCGGGCAGCGCCCCCGCGCAATCATTCTTGCCGGATCGCGATTTTCAGATGCCACCCGCGACGCGGAACTCACGGCCGAACTTGAGGCCTTTCGCTCGTCTGGCGGCCGCGTTGTCTTCATCAGTCAGAACGCCCTCCCATTCTCAACGGTTCAACTGGGCAACGACGAAGCGGCGCACGCACTCGGCGAACGTCTTGCCACACTCGGTTATCGCACGGCGGCGGTAATCGCCGGTCCCGAAACGCTCATTACATCAACGGATCGCGTGACCGGATTTACCCGGGGTTTCCGCGCTGGCGGTGGCGACGTTGTGCGAACAGCACGCGGAGACTTCACGAGAGACGGCGGTTTCGACGCAGGAGAGCAGCTCGCGGCATCCGATCTGACAGGCATCGACCTCATCTTCGCTGCGAGCGACATCATGGCAGTCGGAGCGATGTCTGCGCTGCGACAGGCCGGCATCACTCCGGGGGCGGATCTGGGAGTCGCGGGCTTCGACGACATTTCGACGGCACGCGACGTGACGCCGCCGCTCACGACAGTTGCGATTCCGCTCGAGAACATCGGCCACAGCGCCGTCGAACTTGCACTGCGCGATGAACCTGGTGCAGATCCCACGCCCGTCATGGGCACGGTTCTCGTCAGAGAGAGCACTCCGACGCGCGCAATCGCGGAGTAG